The following proteins are co-located in the Pectinophora gossypiella chromosome 23, ilPecGoss1.1, whole genome shotgun sequence genome:
- the LOC126377361 gene encoding uncharacterized protein LOC126377361 isoform X1, protein MMEDDGEIEYLDEDENLVQQYVQNLQSLPVIEYVRSVDDIQNQIDPLLVERKIVESKRKHRSDEDSDYVPGEDLPQRKKRKLPTKRTQYTLKPVASKSMYYVNHNTAHTNKTYVEKLKNLPNLTVKKQDVARKYERRFLIKEKRPGPPQKKPTPLYSIVERKKLDIKIPDYDDPLCLPVKAIKKDDNDLRRLRNWNNLCLDQFKKCDGSLRVDKGTVVSSTKTIVLRNVKNKTTGKIDTTIWGKSTTENENGEKKTETFSSILPKYREKKMLGSYQLLPGHPKYNKHVCEAILTKEDQKDGDILVVYKPKEAVSAVYRMLGGQNSEDMEYEEDETKEKRVLKEVACCKVCAPCFQASWRGVRRKTDQDGVKCHMCSRNFVSVYNLLTHLKTNHTPQDVRKNRGIISRTLASVVGYHYKCRVCQEQFLSIKSLRKHVTKHQGVEIFKCEVGNHMAS, encoded by the exons ATGATGGAAGACGACGGTGAAATAGAGTACCTTGATGAGGACGAGAATCTCGTTCAGCAGTATGTTCAAAACTTGCAGAGTTTACCGGTGATAGAATACGTTCGAAGTGTTGATGATATTCAAAACCAAATAGATCCTTTGCTTGTTGAAAGAAAAATTGTAGAGTCTAAAAGGAAACATAGGAGTGACGAAGATTCCGACTATGTCCCAGGGGAGGACCTGCCCCagcgtaaaaaaagaaaacttccCACGAAAAGAACTCAATACACTTTAAAACCTGTGGCTTCAAAATCGATGTACTATGTAAACCATAACACTGCCCATACAAATAAAACTTACGTAGAAAAGTTAAAGAATTTGCCGAATTTGACGGTGAAGAAACAAGATGTTGCACGGAAATACGAAAGGCgatttttaattaaagaaaaacgGCCTGGTCCACCTCAAAAAAAACCAACTCCACTTTATTCTATAGTTGAAAGAAAGAAGCTGGACATAAAGATCCCAGACTATGATGATCCTCTGTGCCTTCCAGTGAAAGCAATCAAAAAAGATGATAATGACTTGAGGAGGCTGCGTAACTGGAACAACCTTTGTCTTGATCAGTTTAAAAAGTGTGATGGATCACTAAGAGTGGATAAAGGGACGGTGGTATCCTCTACAAAGACCATTGTACTTAGGAATGTGAAAAATAAAACCACag GTAAAATTGACACAACTATTTGGGGTAAGTCAACTACAGAGAATGAAAACGGAGAGAAAAAAACTGAAACATTCTCAAGTATCTTACCAAAATACCGGGAGAAGAAAATGCTGGGTTCATACCAGCTTCTTCCAGGGCATCCAAAGTACAACAAGCATGTATGTGAAGCCATACTGACAAAGGAAGACCAGAAAGACGGAGACATTCTCGTTGTTTACAAACCAAAGGAGGCAGTATCTGCTGTTTATAGAATGCTTGGGGGACAGAATAG TGAAGACATGGAGTACGAAGAAGATGAGACCAAAGAGAAGCGGGTTCTGAAGGAGGTGGCGTGCTGTAAGGTGTGCGCGCCCTGCTTCCAAGCCTCCTGGAGGGGCGTTCGGAGGAAGACTGACC AGGACGGGGTAAAGTGCCACATGTGCTCGCGTAACTTCGTCAGCGTGTACAACTTGCTGACTCATTTGAAGACCAACCACACTCCTCAGGACGTGAGGAAGAATCGCGGCATCATATCCAGGACTTTAGCTTCT GTGGTTGGGTATCATTACAAATGCAGAGTATGTCAGGAGCAGTTCCTCAGCATCAAGAGTTTGAGGAAGCACGTTACTAAACATCAGG
- the LOC126377361 gene encoding uncharacterized protein LOC126377361 isoform X2, with amino-acid sequence MMEDDGEIEYLDEDENLVQQYVQNLQSLPVIEYVRSVDDIQNQIDPLLVERKIVESKRKHRSDEDSDYVPGEDLPQRKKRKLPTKRTQYTLKPVASKSMYYVNHNTAHTNKTYVEKLKNLPNLTVKKQDVARKYERRFLIKEKRPGPPQKKPTPLYSIVERKKLDIKIPDYDDPLCLPVKAIKKDDNDLRRLRNWNNLCLDQFKKCDGSLRVDKGTVVSSTKTIVLRNVKNKTTGKIDTTIWGKSTTENENGEKKTETFSSILPKYREKKMLGSYQLLPGHPKYNKHVCEAILTKEDQKDGDILVVYKPKEAVSAVYRMLGGQNSEDMEYEEDETKEKRVLKEVACCKVCAPCFQASWRGVRRKTDQDGVKCHMCSRNFVSVYNLLTHLKTNHTPQDVRKNRGIISRTLASAWKSSNVKWVITWRADRLCKTET; translated from the exons ATGATGGAAGACGACGGTGAAATAGAGTACCTTGATGAGGACGAGAATCTCGTTCAGCAGTATGTTCAAAACTTGCAGAGTTTACCGGTGATAGAATACGTTCGAAGTGTTGATGATATTCAAAACCAAATAGATCCTTTGCTTGTTGAAAGAAAAATTGTAGAGTCTAAAAGGAAACATAGGAGTGACGAAGATTCCGACTATGTCCCAGGGGAGGACCTGCCCCagcgtaaaaaaagaaaacttccCACGAAAAGAACTCAATACACTTTAAAACCTGTGGCTTCAAAATCGATGTACTATGTAAACCATAACACTGCCCATACAAATAAAACTTACGTAGAAAAGTTAAAGAATTTGCCGAATTTGACGGTGAAGAAACAAGATGTTGCACGGAAATACGAAAGGCgatttttaattaaagaaaaacgGCCTGGTCCACCTCAAAAAAAACCAACTCCACTTTATTCTATAGTTGAAAGAAAGAAGCTGGACATAAAGATCCCAGACTATGATGATCCTCTGTGCCTTCCAGTGAAAGCAATCAAAAAAGATGATAATGACTTGAGGAGGCTGCGTAACTGGAACAACCTTTGTCTTGATCAGTTTAAAAAGTGTGATGGATCACTAAGAGTGGATAAAGGGACGGTGGTATCCTCTACAAAGACCATTGTACTTAGGAATGTGAAAAATAAAACCACag GTAAAATTGACACAACTATTTGGGGTAAGTCAACTACAGAGAATGAAAACGGAGAGAAAAAAACTGAAACATTCTCAAGTATCTTACCAAAATACCGGGAGAAGAAAATGCTGGGTTCATACCAGCTTCTTCCAGGGCATCCAAAGTACAACAAGCATGTATGTGAAGCCATACTGACAAAGGAAGACCAGAAAGACGGAGACATTCTCGTTGTTTACAAACCAAAGGAGGCAGTATCTGCTGTTTATAGAATGCTTGGGGGACAGAATAG TGAAGACATGGAGTACGAAGAAGATGAGACCAAAGAGAAGCGGGTTCTGAAGGAGGTGGCGTGCTGTAAGGTGTGCGCGCCCTGCTTCCAAGCCTCCTGGAGGGGCGTTCGGAGGAAGACTGACC AGGACGGGGTAAAGTGCCACATGTGCTCGCGTAACTTCGTCAGCGTGTACAACTTGCTGACTCATTTGAAGACCAACCACACTCCTCAGGACGTGAGGAAGAATCGCGGCATCATATCCAGGACTTTAGCTTCT